From Chiroxiphia lanceolata isolate bChiLan1 chromosome 11, bChiLan1.pri, whole genome shotgun sequence, the proteins below share one genomic window:
- the LOC116792212 gene encoding histone H1x, protein MSVELEEADLPLTEAEEAPLSPEKKAAAKKAKGGGGGSSLSPSKKRKNNKKKNQPGKYSQLVVETIRKLGERNGSSLAKIYNEAKKVAWFDQQNGRTYLKYSIKALVQNDTLLQVKGTGANGSFKLNRKKLEGGGEGGTGSSAHKSHKKATASTSRRAEKPAAKSKKPEKKSHKKGAGGAAAKKDKGKAKKATKKGAASPGGKKVKKSAKPKALKSRKA, encoded by the coding sequence ATGTCGGTAGAGCTGGAAGAAGCCGATCTGCCCCTGACTGAGGCGGAGGAGGCACCGCTCTCCCCGGAGAAGAAAGCGGCCGCTAAGAAGGCGAAaggaggcggcggcggctcctcgTTGTCGCCGTcgaagaaaaggaagaacaacAAGAAGAAGAACCAGCCGGGCAAATACAGTCAGCTGGTGGTGGAGACGATCCGCAAACTGGGCGAGCGCAATGGCTCCTCGCTGGCCAAGATCTACAACGAGGCCAAGAAGGTAGCCTGGTTCGACCAGCAGAACGGCAGGACCTACCTGAAGTACTCCATTAAGGCGCTAGTACAGAACGACACGCTGCTCCAGGTCAAGGGCACCGGCGCCAATGGCTCGTTCAAGCTCAACAGGAAGAAGCTGGAAGGCGGCGGCGAGGGGGGCACGGGCAGCAGCGCCCACAAGTCCCACAAGAAGGCGACGGCCTCCACGTCCCGGCGGGCGGAGAAACCCGCGGCCAAGAGCAAGAAGCCCGAGAAGAAATCGCACAAGAAGGGAgccggcggcgcggcggcgaAGAAGGACAAGGGCAAAGCCAAGAAAGCCACCAAGAAGGGAGCCGCGTCTCCCGGGGGCAAGAAGGTGAAGAAGTCGGCAAAGCCCAAGGCGCTCAAGAGCCGGAAGGCATGA